The proteins below come from a single Chryseobacterium capnotolerans genomic window:
- a CDS encoding helix-turn-helix domain-containing protein, with the protein MKYIDDKYFIALADHIKSILEDKKIDIADLAAAANLDRRQVYRLLNKENVPKLSTLVRISLAAGIEPQQLFSLKFDFDGYMKENNILKVTKKRKT; encoded by the coding sequence ATGAAATATATTGATGATAAATACTTTATCGCGCTTGCTGATCACATTAAATCAATACTTGAAGATAAAAAAATTGATATTGCTGATTTAGCCGCCGCCGCTAATTTAGATAGAAGGCAAGTTTATAGATTGTTAAATAAAGAAAACGTTCCAAAATTATCAACATTAGTACGCATTTCTTTAGCTGCTGGAATAGAGCCGCAACAACTTTTTTCACTAAAATTTGATTTTGATGGTTATATGAAAGAAAATAATATACTTAAGGTAACTAAAAAAAGGAAAACATAG